A window of Fluoribacter dumoffii NY 23 contains these coding sequences:
- a CDS encoding cation:proton antiporter — MSEILVLAFSFILVTGFFCQWVASYLKVPAILFLLLSGIFVGPVFHWLNPDRQLGALLFPFVSFSVAVILFEGSMTLNFAKIKGLGSVIGNLISIGVIITFVSVALCTHFVTETSWAISFLFASLMTVTGPTVIRPMLRILRPNANISKVLHWEGILIDPIGAILAVLVFEVLTSQGLTYGVFASLLAFLKITFIGLSFGFAGGICLGIAFKKYWIPQHLHNFAVLSVIGIIFSSANYFLSESGLLAVTVMGITLANFKDIELEHILNFKESLSIVLVSFLFIVLSARINFSNFMDLKYQAIILFLLIQFVIRPLNVYISSLGSDLTMNERHLISWVAPRGIIAAAISSLFALQLENLGYADANKLVSFTFFMIIATIILQSVTAKTLAIKLGVAEPKPEGLLIIGSNKLALAIAEQLKENQFYVCLIDESWAAVNEAKMKGLITLWGNPISKYVEEKLDLIKIKQLLIITPYLDFNVLAAKHYRYFFEEKDIFTIQTQAPQKGQNEQKFIYKNSGRTLFSSKITFDELGLLISEGAKIKTTALTEQFSYEQYIQQKDIISPLFAIDPENSIHVFTDNPDFNPMMNWKIIGISNSMK; from the coding sequence ATGTCAGAAATTTTGGTTCTTGCATTTTCCTTTATTTTGGTTACTGGTTTTTTTTGCCAATGGGTTGCATCTTATTTGAAGGTACCTGCTATTCTATTTTTACTGCTTAGCGGCATTTTTGTGGGACCTGTTTTTCATTGGCTTAATCCAGATAGACAATTAGGAGCCTTATTGTTTCCATTCGTTTCCTTCTCAGTAGCTGTAATTTTATTTGAAGGAAGTATGACCCTGAATTTTGCGAAAATTAAAGGTTTAGGGAGTGTTATCGGGAATTTAATCAGCATAGGTGTTATTATTACTTTTGTCTCAGTGGCCTTGTGCACCCACTTTGTTACTGAGACTTCCTGGGCTATCTCTTTTTTATTTGCTTCTCTAATGACTGTAACCGGGCCAACAGTCATTCGTCCCATGTTGAGAATCTTAAGACCCAATGCAAATATTTCCAAAGTATTACATTGGGAAGGAATACTCATAGACCCTATTGGTGCAATTCTAGCTGTTTTAGTTTTTGAAGTACTTACCTCACAAGGTTTGACTTATGGGGTTTTCGCGAGCTTACTTGCGTTTTTAAAAATCACTTTTATTGGCCTGTCATTTGGATTTGCTGGAGGTATTTGCCTGGGGATAGCCTTTAAAAAATACTGGATTCCGCAACATTTACATAATTTTGCAGTTCTTTCGGTCATTGGCATTATTTTTTCTAGCGCAAATTATTTTTTGTCTGAATCGGGGCTTCTTGCTGTAACAGTAATGGGAATTACCTTAGCAAATTTTAAAGATATCGAGCTAGAACATATATTAAACTTTAAAGAGAGTTTAAGTATTGTGCTTGTTTCTTTTTTATTTATCGTGCTTTCTGCCCGAATTAATTTTAGTAACTTTATGGATTTGAAATACCAGGCTATTATACTTTTTCTTTTAATTCAATTTGTTATACGTCCTTTAAATGTTTACATATCCTCATTAGGTTCAGACTTAACAATGAATGAAAGGCATTTAATCTCTTGGGTAGCACCACGGGGAATTATAGCAGCCGCAATATCTTCTTTATTCGCATTACAGTTAGAAAATCTTGGATATGCCGATGCGAATAAACTTGTTTCTTTTACTTTTTTTATGATTATTGCAACTATTATTCTACAAAGCGTAACGGCTAAAACTTTAGCCATAAAATTAGGCGTGGCGGAACCAAAACCAGAAGGCTTGCTGATAATTGGTTCCAATAAGCTTGCCCTAGCTATAGCTGAGCAATTAAAAGAAAATCAATTTTATGTTTGTTTGATCGACGAAAGCTGGGCTGCTGTTAATGAGGCTAAAATGAAAGGATTGATTACCTTATGGGGTAATCCCATTTCTAAATATGTGGAAGAAAAACTGGATTTGATAAAAATAAAACAATTGTTAATTATAACTCCATATTTAGATTTTAATGTTCTTGCCGCAAAGCATTATCGTTATTTCTTTGAGGAAAAAGATATTTTTACCATTCAGACACAAGCTCCCCAGAAAGGCCAAAATGAACAAAAGTTTATTTATAAAAATAGTGGTCGCACTTTATTTAGTTCTAAAATTACTTTCGATGAATTGGGTTTATTAATTAGCGAGGGTGCAAAAATTAAAACGACGGCATTAACGGAACAATTTTCTTATGAGCAATATATTCAACAAAAGGATATAATTTCTCCTTTGTTTGCTATTGACCCTGAAAATTCAATCCATGTGTTTACAGACAATCCCGATTTTAATCCTATGATGAACTGGAAAATAATTGGCATTTCCAATTCCATGAAATAA
- a CDS encoding low affinity iron permease family protein, whose product MKKQNKFNLWFQKFATTISAAAGSMYAFLASILLIILWIICGPVFKFSDTWQLIINTGTTIVTFLMVFLIQHTQNRDTTIINLKLDELIKSHQPADNLTIDLDRLNDEELKLLEKKYKKMCQQIESKKKMQSKK is encoded by the coding sequence ATGAAAAAACAGAATAAATTTAATCTATGGTTTCAAAAGTTTGCAACTACTATTAGTGCTGCAGCAGGCAGCATGTATGCTTTTTTGGCCTCCATTCTTCTTATTATATTATGGATAATATGTGGTCCTGTTTTCAAATTTTCCGATACCTGGCAGCTGATAATAAACACGGGTACTACAATAGTCACTTTTCTAATGGTTTTTTTAATTCAACATACCCAAAATCGTGATACAACCATAATCAATTTAAAATTGGATGAATTAATTAAGTCCCACCAACCTGCGGATAATTTAACTATTGATTTGGATCGATTAAATGACGAAGAGTTGAAGTTGCTTGAGAAAAAATATAAAAAAATGTGTCAACAAATAGAAAGCAAGAAAAAAATGCAATCTAAAAAATAA
- a CDS encoding YdeI/OmpD-associated family protein encodes MTGKEIATGLVHKLPADFQKLLSSDTKALAVWEDITPLARNEWICWIESAKKQETRKHRIERACNDLKDGKRRPCCWPGCAHR; translated from the coding sequence ATGACTGGAAAAGAGATAGCTACAGGTCTGGTGCATAAATTGCCAGCGGATTTTCAAAAACTATTATCTTCTGACACGAAAGCGTTAGCTGTATGGGAAGATATTACACCACTTGCCCGCAATGAATGGATATGCTGGATTGAGTCTGCCAAAAAGCAGGAGACCAGGAAACACCGAATCGAGAGGGCATGCAATGATCTCAAAGATGGTAAGCGCCGGCCTTGTTGTTGGCCTGGCTGCGCGCATCGCTAA
- a CDS encoding GIY-YIG nuclease family protein, with amino-acid sequence MSEKIYWIYILRCSNQSYYTGYTDNLEKRFQDHLAGKGSKYTRSFKPLSIAQSWQIKGDKSMAMRIERYIKKLSKAQKENLILNPYSDTLINILSNEF; translated from the coding sequence ATGTCTGAGAAAATCTATTGGATATATATTTTACGATGCAGCAATCAAAGCTATTACACCGGCTATACAGATAATCTTGAAAAACGTTTTCAAGACCACTTGGCAGGTAAAGGAAGTAAATATACACGAAGCTTCAAACCCCTCTCGATCGCTCAAAGTTGGCAGATAAAAGGTGATAAATCGATGGCCATGCGCATAGAGCGTTATATTAAAAAACTGTCTAAAGCTCAAAAGGAAAACCTGATTCTTAATCCTTATTCTGACACATTGATAAATATTTTATCCAATGAGTTTTAG
- a CDS encoding HoxN/HupN/NixA family nickel/cobalt transporter, with the protein MGRYLRTIYGNRKEKLRQKIVMMYLFLLLFNFAVWFWAFYSLYNFPLLFGSAVMAYSFGLRHAVDADHIAAIDNVTRKLLQEGKQPIGVGFFFSLGHSSVVIIATIIIALSTQAIMQANFDKWHQIGSIICTSCSAIFLLLMAVINILIFFSIYKTFTQIRNGKKFTEQDANELMGQNGFLVKRFRRFMNLISHSWQMFPLGFLFGIGFDTATEVGLLGLSATQASEGVSMWTILLFPALFTAGMTLIDTSDGIFMLSAYGWAFLKPVRKLYYNLTITLASALVALLVGGIEALNLIAGKTGWRGSFWNFINQINDRFNSLGFFIILFFILSWVVSIFIYKWMNFAALDERFVDDKQRNSF; encoded by the coding sequence ATGGGACGATACTTGAGAACAATCTATGGAAATAGAAAAGAAAAGCTTCGTCAAAAAATTGTGATGATGTATCTGTTCTTACTTCTCTTTAATTTTGCTGTCTGGTTTTGGGCTTTTTATTCACTTTATAACTTCCCCTTATTATTTGGATCTGCGGTAATGGCTTACAGCTTTGGATTGCGTCACGCAGTAGATGCGGATCATATAGCAGCAATTGATAATGTTACCCGTAAACTACTGCAGGAAGGGAAGCAACCGATTGGGGTAGGTTTTTTTTTCTCTCTAGGTCACTCCTCAGTTGTTATTATTGCAACCATAATAATTGCCCTGTCCACTCAAGCAATTATGCAAGCTAACTTTGATAAATGGCATCAAATAGGCAGCATTATTTGTACGTCCTGCTCAGCGATATTTCTTTTGTTGATGGCCGTGATCAATATCTTAATTTTTTTCTCCATCTACAAGACTTTCACCCAAATTCGCAATGGCAAAAAGTTTACTGAACAAGATGCTAATGAGCTCATGGGACAAAATGGATTCTTGGTTAAACGTTTTCGTAGATTCATGAATCTCATATCCCATAGTTGGCAAATGTTTCCTCTGGGATTTCTCTTTGGAATTGGTTTTGATACAGCAACTGAAGTAGGTTTACTTGGATTATCCGCAACTCAGGCATCTGAGGGGGTTTCTATGTGGACCATACTTTTGTTTCCCGCTCTTTTCACCGCGGGTATGACTCTAATTGATACCAGTGATGGGATCTTTATGCTGAGTGCATATGGATGGGCCTTTTTAAAACCTGTAAGAAAACTTTACTACAATTTAACTATTACCCTTGCCTCAGCGCTGGTTGCTCTTTTGGTTGGGGGGATAGAGGCTTTGAATTTAATTGCAGGCAAAACAGGATGGAGAGGTTCCTTTTGGAATTTCATTAACCAAATAAACGACCGATTTAACAGCCTTGGTTTTTTTATTATTTTATTTTTTATTTTGAGTTGGGTTGTATCGATTTTTATTTATAAATGGATGAATTTTGCAGCTTTAGACGAACGGTTTGTCGATGACAAGCAACGCAATTCATTTTAA
- a CDS encoding SH3-like domain-containing protein: MSSENYSALVEVIRKLVPISRQEMDLPFTMTPEAAQAILHVVHDIGGQPDGPLDKSLHETELWEMFTHATAECLAWRGYWVSEERRRRENDLGVTLYCGTPYYARWLLAATKMLLDKGLITPDELMLKLDQISKREEACK; this comes from the coding sequence ATGTCATCTGAAAATTACAGTGCATTAGTCGAGGTTATAAGGAAACTGGTGCCAATATCCCGGCAGGAGATGGATTTACCTTTTACCATGACTCCAGAAGCGGCTCAGGCAATTTTGCATGTTGTCCATGATATTGGAGGACAACCGGACGGTCCTTTAGACAAGTCTCTTCACGAAACAGAGCTCTGGGAAATGTTTACGCATGCTACCGCTGAATGTCTGGCCTGGAGAGGATATTGGGTTTCTGAGGAACGCAGACGCCGGGAAAATGATTTAGGTGTTACTCTCTATTGTGGAACACCTTATTATGCTCGTTGGTTACTGGCAGCAACAAAAATGTTACTTGATAAAGGCTTAATAACACCGGATGAATTAATGTTGAAATTGGATCAAATCAGCAAACGTGAGGAGGCCTGCAAATGA
- a CDS encoding SH3-like domain-containing protein, whose product MSAKFKVGDRVKVIDLPSLFHTRTQGYTRGKIGEIVMIRPSWVIPEDEAWGRYEGRREPFYMVRFKMTELWHDYGGPGIDTLDTELSERWIEHV is encoded by the coding sequence ATGAGTGCTAAATTTAAAGTGGGTGATAGAGTAAAAGTGATTGATTTACCCTCATTATTTCATACGCGTACTCAGGGATATACTCGTGGAAAAATAGGCGAGATCGTCATGATAAGGCCCTCTTGGGTAATTCCTGAAGATGAAGCTTGGGGTAGATATGAAGGCCGTAGGGAGCCGTTTTACATGGTTCGTTTTAAAATGACAGAATTGTGGCATGACTATGGCGGTCCGGGTATTGATACTCTAGATACCGAATTATCTGAACGATGGATAGAGCATGTTTAA
- the scnC gene encoding thiocyanate hydrolase subunit gamma: MTKKTGKSSCCDEHDHLHEHSHDSGDEYVNMHPIKEREEAIEFTILEAAIRELCIEKGLFSADDHRRFVEWYESIGPMGGARVVARAWVDPEFKKRLLKDGVAACLEMGIDWMKPTGSGTPSDYTFLLVCENTPKVHHTMVCTLCSCYPRPLLGTSPAWYERMNYRRRMVRWPRQLLAEFGTIIPEDVEVRVHDSNQKTRYMILPMRPAGTEDWTEEQLQTLVTRDTMIGVTLPKVERLNDNHPGNQKNE, encoded by the coding sequence ATGACAAAGAAAACTGGAAAATCAAGTTGCTGCGACGAACATGATCATCTTCATGAGCATAGTCATGATTCAGGCGATGAGTATGTGAATATGCACCCCATTAAAGAACGCGAAGAAGCGATTGAATTTACAATTTTAGAAGCTGCTATCCGTGAACTTTGTATCGAAAAAGGCTTATTTTCAGCCGATGATCATAGACGTTTTGTAGAATGGTATGAAAGCATTGGGCCCATGGGTGGTGCGCGAGTAGTGGCTCGGGCATGGGTTGATCCTGAGTTTAAGAAAAGATTGCTCAAAGATGGCGTAGCGGCTTGTCTGGAAATGGGAATAGATTGGATGAAACCCACAGGCAGTGGAACACCAAGTGACTATACATTCTTGCTTGTATGTGAGAACACCCCAAAAGTTCATCATACTATGGTCTGTACATTGTGTTCATGCTACCCAAGACCGTTACTGGGTACATCACCAGCATGGTATGAACGCATGAATTACCGGCGCAGAATGGTTCGCTGGCCTCGTCAACTCCTAGCTGAATTCGGTACGATTATACCCGAAGACGTTGAAGTAAGGGTTCATGATTCGAATCAAAAAACTCGCTATATGATTTTACCCATGCGTCCTGCAGGTACGGAGGACTGGACTGAAGAGCAACTGCAAACCTTAGTTACGCGCGATACAATGATTGGGGTAACACTACCCAAAGTAGAAAGATTGAATGATAACCATCCAGGAAATCAAAAAAACGAATAG
- a CDS encoding outer membrane protein — MNKNPLVLLFSASLLATSALAGTMGPVTQHPDWAWVGTFSAGPVWESGGSTQTFFLAPGIEKTYAADKSSSALFHGEVFLGVQKWLSQALQGQIGLAVAATSDAKLSGHIWDDADPLFDNYSYDYKIQHTHIAAKGKLLADMGYWLIPWISGSIGVGFNDAHGFHNTPLIFEALPNPDFASHTETAFSYTVGAGVQKALTDHWQVGVGYEFADWGRSNLGRAEGQTQNSGLTLNHLYTNGVLFNLTYLS, encoded by the coding sequence ATGAACAAGAATCCTTTGGTACTGCTGTTCTCAGCAAGTTTGTTAGCTACTAGTGCGCTCGCAGGCACTATGGGTCCTGTAACCCAACACCCTGATTGGGCCTGGGTAGGCACATTCAGTGCTGGTCCAGTCTGGGAAAGTGGTGGTTCAACCCAAACTTTTTTTCTGGCACCGGGTATAGAAAAAACATATGCCGCAGATAAATCCTCCAGTGCTTTATTCCATGGGGAGGTTTTTTTAGGCGTGCAAAAGTGGCTGTCACAAGCTCTGCAAGGTCAAATAGGCCTGGCGGTAGCTGCAACCAGCGATGCCAAACTTTCTGGACATATATGGGATGATGCGGACCCTCTGTTTGATAACTATTCCTATGATTACAAAATTCAGCATACCCACATCGCAGCAAAAGGGAAGCTCCTGGCAGACATGGGCTATTGGCTGATTCCATGGATAAGCGGCAGTATTGGGGTTGGTTTCAACGATGCTCATGGATTCCATAATACACCTCTAATTTTTGAGGCATTGCCTAATCCTGATTTTGCATCCCACACTGAAACCGCATTCAGCTATACAGTAGGAGCTGGCGTGCAAAAAGCTTTAACAGACCATTGGCAAGTAGGGGTGGGCTATGAATTTGCCGATTGGGGGAGAAGCAATCTGGGCCGTGCTGAAGGACAAACTCAAAATAGCGGACTGACCCTAAATCATCTTTATACTAATGGGGTTCTGTTTAATCTCACTTATCTTTCTTAA